One segment of Pseudomonas asgharzadehiana DNA contains the following:
- a CDS encoding SDR family NAD(P)-dependent oxidoreductase: protein MNAVSPRRYWLTGASSGIGAALAVELLDSGAHVALSSRSKAPLDALAQRYPGQVLVVAGDLTNSQTVREIGERIAADWGSLDTVILNAGTCEYVDARQFDASIIEHVVRTNLLASSYCIEAALPLLRAGVTPHLVGVASAVTYLPMPRAEAYGASKAGLRYLFESLRISLSPENIDVTVISPGFVDTPLTERNDFPMPLSWPADKAARHIFAKLEKRPLEIAFPALFIATLWPLSKLPNRAQLIIGKRMLRSPPPKKDNP from the coding sequence ATGAACGCTGTATCACCCCGTCGTTATTGGCTGACCGGCGCCAGCAGTGGCATTGGCGCCGCATTGGCCGTGGAACTGCTCGACAGCGGCGCCCATGTGGCCTTGAGCTCACGCAGCAAAGCGCCGTTGGACGCCCTGGCGCAACGTTACCCTGGCCAAGTGTTGGTAGTGGCCGGCGACCTGACCAACAGCCAGACCGTGCGCGAAATCGGCGAACGGATCGCCGCGGACTGGGGCTCGCTGGATACGGTGATTCTCAATGCCGGCACCTGTGAATATGTCGACGCGCGGCAGTTCGATGCATCCATCATCGAACACGTGGTGCGCACCAACCTGCTGGCCAGCAGTTACTGCATCGAAGCGGCCCTGCCGTTGTTGCGCGCCGGGGTTACCCCGCACCTGGTAGGCGTCGCCAGCGCCGTGACGTACCTGCCGATGCCTCGCGCCGAAGCCTACGGCGCGTCCAAAGCCGGCCTGCGTTACCTGTTCGAATCCCTGCGCATCAGCCTGTCGCCGGAAAACATCGACGTCACGGTGATCAGCCCAGGCTTTGTCGACACCCCGCTGACCGAGCGCAACGACTTCCCCATGCCCCTGAGCTGGCCGGCCGACAAAGCCGCTCGGCATATCTTCGCCAAGCTGGAAAAACGCCCGCTGGAAATCGCCTTCCCGGCGTTGTTTATCGCCACGCTGTGGCCGCTGTCGAAACTGCCCAACCGCGCGCAACTGATCATCGGTAAACGCATGCTGCGCAGCCCGCCACCGAAAAAGGACAACCCGTGA